Proteins encoded by one window of uncultured Ilyobacter sp.:
- the guaB gene encoding IMP dehydrogenase: MLNGKIIKEAITFDDVLLVPQKSDILPNEVSLKTKITKNIELNVPVLSAAMDTVTEAKLAIALARQGGLGFIHKNMSIEEQAAEIDKVKRNESGMITDPITLNRESTLADADGIMGKYRISGLPVVENDGTLVGIITNRDLKYRKDLSKKVETIMTKENLITASVGTTLDEAKEILLENRIEKLPIVDENSKLMGLITIKDIDNIEEYPNACKDSRGRLRVGGAVGVGADTLERVAALVKSGVDIITVDSAHGHSNGVIQTVRKIRETFPDLDIIGGNIVTAEAAMDLADAGASAVKVGVGPGSICTTRVVAGVGVPQISAINDVYEVCKERGVGVIADGGIKLSGDIVKSIAAGADCVMIGGLLAGTEEAPGEEIIFEGRRFKVYVGMGSLAAMKRGSSDRYFQKESEAKKLVPEGIEGRVAYKGKLEDVIFQLTGGLRAGMGYCGTATIEDLKKNGKFVKITGSGLIESHPHDINITKEAPNYHK, translated from the coding sequence ATTATCAAAGAGGCTATAACTTTTGACGACGTTCTATTGGTACCACAAAAATCTGATATCTTACCAAATGAAGTTTCGCTCAAAACAAAAATTACAAAAAATATAGAATTAAACGTCCCGGTTTTAAGTGCTGCCATGGACACTGTTACAGAAGCAAAGTTAGCAATCGCCTTAGCAAGACAGGGAGGTTTGGGATTTATCCACAAAAACATGTCCATCGAAGAACAGGCTGCTGAGATAGACAAAGTTAAAAGAAATGAAAGTGGTATGATCACAGATCCTATAACTCTCAACAGGGAATCTACCCTTGCAGATGCTGATGGCATAATGGGTAAATACAGAATCTCTGGACTACCTGTAGTAGAAAACGACGGAACTTTAGTGGGAATAATAACAAACAGAGATCTGAAATACAGAAAAGATTTAAGCAAAAAAGTAGAAACTATAATGACAAAAGAAAATCTTATAACGGCTTCTGTAGGTACTACTCTTGATGAAGCAAAAGAGATCCTTTTGGAAAACAGGATAGAAAAGCTCCCAATAGTAGATGAAAATTCTAAGCTTATGGGACTTATCACAATAAAAGATATAGATAATATAGAGGAATATCCAAATGCATGCAAGGACTCTCGTGGAAGACTTAGAGTAGGTGGTGCTGTAGGTGTCGGAGCTGACACTTTAGAAAGAGTGGCCGCACTTGTAAAATCAGGGGTAGATATAATTACTGTAGACTCTGCTCATGGACACTCTAACGGTGTAATCCAAACTGTAAGAAAAATCAGAGAAACATTTCCTGATCTTGATATTATCGGCGGAAACATCGTAACTGCCGAGGCTGCTATGGACCTTGCTGATGCAGGGGCAAGTGCAGTAAAGGTAGGAGTAGGGCCTGGCTCTATCTGTACTACTAGAGTTGTCGCTGGTGTCGGAGTTCCTCAGATATCGGCTATAAATGATGTATACGAAGTTTGTAAAGAAAGAGGTGTCGGAGTCATCGCCGATGGCGGAATAAAACTTTCTGGGGATATTGTAAAATCCATTGCTGCAGGTGCTGACTGTGTTATGATCGGAGGACTTTTAGCCGGTACAGAAGAAGCCCCTGGTGAGGAAATCATATTTGAAGGAAGAAGATTTAAAGTATATGTAGGAATGGGGTCTCTTGCTGCAATGAAGAGAGGTTCAAGCGACAGATATTTCCAAAAAGAATCTGAGGCAAAAAAACTTGTTCCTGAAGGTATAGAGGGAAGGGTTGCTTACAAAGGGAAGTTAGAAGATGTAATTTTCCAACTTACAGGTGGACTAAGGGCAGGTATGGGATACTGTGGTACTGCCACTATAGAAGATCTTAAGAAAAATGGTAAGTTTGTAAAAATAACAGGTTCTGGATTGATAGAATCACATCCTCACGATATAAACATCACAAAAGAAGCCCCAAACTATCATAAATAA